A genome region from Streptomyces antimycoticus includes the following:
- a CDS encoding DUF1996 domain-containing protein, producing MSPTPPRFPPLRRALGRWRGPGVVLAALGLVLSLLSIGPASARADLRATDTAGAASSPRSAKAPVRVAEFVAECPFTHRLPDDPIVFPGLPGASHMHSFFGNDSTNARTDLAALQRGRTSCSPTVDLSSYWTPTLYDNGKEVEPTGTTFYYLGEGVRDDVIATIKPLPLGLRIVAGNAKATGVGDPTSIARWSCLHHGEVNPSKDFVNCPAGSMLESYLDFPQCWNGKDLDSPDHKSHMAYPVGGQCPATHPVAVPKLRQVLRYPVSGDPARFKLASGAGYTMHGDFFNAWPEDEMARRVRDCINVIIKCGADGRP from the coding sequence ATGTCCCCTACACCCCCGCGCTTCCCGCCCTTACGGCGTGCCCTCGGCCGCTGGCGAGGTCCGGGCGTCGTCCTCGCCGCCCTCGGCCTCGTCCTGTCCCTGCTCTCCATCGGCCCGGCCAGTGCGCGTGCCGATCTGCGCGCCACCGACACGGCGGGCGCGGCGTCGAGCCCGCGGAGCGCCAAGGCGCCGGTGCGCGTCGCGGAGTTCGTCGCCGAGTGCCCGTTCACCCACCGGCTGCCGGACGACCCGATCGTGTTCCCGGGGCTCCCCGGCGCGTCCCATATGCACAGCTTCTTCGGGAACGACTCGACCAACGCGCGCACCGATCTGGCCGCCCTGCAGAGGGGCCGGACCAGCTGCAGCCCGACCGTCGACCTGTCGTCGTACTGGACCCCGACCCTCTACGACAACGGCAAAGAGGTCGAGCCCACCGGCACCACCTTCTACTACCTCGGTGAAGGCGTGCGCGACGACGTGATCGCCACCATCAAGCCCCTCCCGCTGGGGCTGCGGATCGTGGCGGGCAACGCCAAGGCCACCGGGGTCGGCGACCCCACGTCCATCGCACGCTGGTCCTGCCTGCACCACGGAGAGGTCAACCCCTCCAAGGACTTCGTGAACTGCCCGGCCGGCTCGATGCTGGAGTCCTACCTCGACTTCCCGCAGTGCTGGAACGGCAAGGACCTGGACTCCCCCGACCACAAGAGCCATATGGCCTACCCGGTCGGCGGCCAGTGCCCGGCGACGCACCCGGTCGCCGTGCCGAAGCTGCGCCAGGTGCTCCGCTATCCGGTCAGCGGCGACCCCGCGCGCTTCAAGCTGGCGTCGGGTGCCGGATACACCATGCACGGTGACTTCTTCAACGCCTGGCCCGAGGACGAGATGGCCCGGCGGGTGCGTGACTGCATCAACGTGATCATCAAGTGCGGTGCCGACGGCCGTCCCTGA
- a CDS encoding DUF305 domain-containing protein yields the protein MTAATVTRRAVSVAAVLTAATLLTAGCGDGKPPREARSTSAARHPATRPPSGQATSGTFNSTDIGWIQLMIAMDDQATLLLNLAPGHSSDAGVEKWAEPVATAYRDELVQLRELLARAGVPDTNPHQGHDMPGMVTDDELRTIKGTKGAAFDALFLAAMREHLDQAAKIARAQRSAGADPAAKKLATSVEKTSLTWRARLP from the coding sequence ATGACAGCGGCAACCGTCACACGGCGCGCTGTGTCCGTGGCGGCAGTGCTCACCGCCGCCACGCTGCTCACCGCTGGATGCGGCGACGGGAAACCGCCTCGTGAGGCGCGGTCGACGTCGGCCGCGCGGCACCCGGCCACCCGGCCCCCGAGCGGGCAGGCGACATCGGGGACCTTCAACTCCACCGATATCGGCTGGATCCAGCTGATGATCGCGATGGACGACCAGGCGACACTCCTGCTGAACCTCGCCCCGGGCCACTCTTCCGACGCCGGGGTGGAGAAGTGGGCGGAACCGGTGGCCACCGCCTACCGCGACGAACTCGTCCAGCTACGAGAACTGCTCGCCCGAGCGGGCGTCCCCGACACCAACCCGCACCAGGGGCACGACATGCCCGGCATGGTGACCGACGACGAACTGCGCACCATCAAGGGAACCAAGGGCGCCGCCTTCGACGCGCTCTTCCTCGCGGCGATGCGCGAACACCTCGACCAGGCGGCGAAGATCGCCCGCGCACAGCGCTCGGCGGGCGCCGATCCGGCCGCCAAGAAGCTGGCCACGAGCGTGGAGAAGACATCGCTCACCTGGCGCGCCCGTCTTCCCTAG
- a CDS encoding serine/threonine-protein kinase, which produces MRRGERVGKYRLTEGPVEGGRGAVWFAVDTELGRSVVLKRALLEDNSQADFDELLAEARALAKFSHPNVVTLYDAVRAGKGKKTTFWLVMEHVTGGSLDVPVKMAPELAAHIGAQIAGALAALHDKGIVHCDVKPGNIVITRDRVAKLTDFGAAYRVDGSETITPNGPVSLTPFFAAPEAFRGAPERASDVFSLGATMYWLVTGTPPLRGAGRVVRMEALSPRVGPLGRVLTAMLQRDPGARPTAAEALGALTEIAGPPEQFPTLPPAPATTRYTATMAHSEDPAGGPWRRTTTTAAALVRRRPLLTAGAAAVTALAISVPFIVMSLGGEAEDKADPSPARPTSAGFIGEPRTADPCALLNTSVFRRYREAQLDRDLGNFNRCDVVLKDRSEEVVDVRVELDADSLPEGVTRKTTGRVTVVERAAEGDQCERVVAVTGARDNSLRVTAAARQPADVKEPLCETADRATGLAIKVLNRGEIPRRSPDFPANSLAHLDACTLLDVKALEKVPGIDAREPDVGFGRWDCQWKSTTNEYEVDLRFDQGDLPRDKSARSTRLGDRHRQAIVLPENEGPGSCRVEVVHRDYTGLDRVKGTERVALVIKGAGAKGRPCELATDLAGSAAAALPPA; this is translated from the coding sequence GTGCGGCGGGGGGAGCGAGTGGGCAAGTACCGGCTCACGGAGGGGCCCGTCGAGGGAGGGCGGGGCGCGGTCTGGTTCGCCGTCGACACGGAGCTGGGCCGGTCCGTCGTCCTCAAGCGGGCCCTGCTCGAGGACAACAGCCAGGCCGACTTCGACGAGTTGCTGGCCGAGGCCCGCGCCCTGGCGAAGTTCAGCCATCCGAACGTGGTCACCCTCTACGACGCCGTCCGGGCGGGCAAGGGCAAGAAGACCACGTTCTGGCTGGTGATGGAGCATGTGACCGGCGGCAGTCTGGACGTCCCGGTGAAGATGGCCCCGGAGCTCGCGGCGCATATCGGCGCGCAGATCGCGGGCGCGCTGGCGGCCCTGCACGACAAGGGCATCGTGCACTGCGACGTCAAGCCCGGCAATATCGTGATCACCCGCGACAGAGTCGCCAAGCTGACCGACTTCGGCGCCGCGTACCGGGTGGACGGCAGTGAGACGATCACGCCCAACGGACCGGTCAGTCTGACCCCGTTCTTCGCCGCCCCAGAGGCGTTCCGCGGCGCTCCCGAGCGTGCGTCCGACGTGTTCTCCCTCGGTGCCACGATGTACTGGCTGGTGACGGGGACTCCGCCGCTGCGCGGCGCCGGGCGGGTGGTCCGGATGGAGGCCCTCAGCCCCCGCGTCGGGCCGCTCGGCAGGGTGCTCACCGCGATGCTCCAGCGCGACCCCGGGGCTCGGCCCACCGCCGCCGAGGCGCTCGGCGCCCTCACGGAGATCGCGGGACCGCCGGAGCAGTTCCCGACGCTCCCGCCGGCCCCGGCGACCACGCGCTATACGGCCACCATGGCGCACAGCGAGGACCCGGCGGGCGGACCGTGGCGGCGTACGACGACCACCGCGGCCGCCCTCGTCCGGCGCCGCCCGTTACTCACGGCCGGAGCCGCCGCCGTCACGGCATTGGCCATCTCCGTTCCGTTCATCGTGATGAGCCTGGGCGGCGAAGCCGAGGACAAAGCCGACCCGTCGCCGGCCAGGCCGACCAGCGCGGGCTTCATCGGCGAACCCCGCACGGCCGACCCCTGCGCCTTGCTGAACACCAGTGTGTTCCGGCGGTACAGGGAGGCCCAACTGGACCGCGACCTCGGCAATTTCAACCGCTGCGACGTGGTCCTGAAGGACCGAAGCGAGGAGGTCGTGGACGTCAGGGTGGAGCTCGACGCCGATTCGCTGCCGGAGGGCGTGACGCGGAAGACCACGGGCAGGGTGACCGTCGTGGAGCGCGCCGCCGAGGGCGATCAGTGCGAGCGGGTCGTGGCGGTGACCGGCGCTCGCGACAACAGCCTCCGAGTCACCGCGGCCGCGAGACAGCCCGCCGACGTCAAGGAGCCGCTGTGCGAAACCGCCGATCGCGCCACGGGACTCGCGATCAAGGTGCTCAACCGCGGTGAGATTCCCCGGCGTTCCCCCGATTTTCCCGCCAATTCGCTGGCGCACCTGGACGCATGTACGTTGCTCGACGTCAAGGCGCTGGAGAAGGTGCCCGGAATCGACGCCCGGGAGCCGGACGTCGGATTCGGCCGCTGGGACTGCCAGTGGAAGAGCACCACCAACGAGTACGAGGTGGACTTGCGCTTCGACCAGGGCGACCTGCCGCGCGACAAGAGCGCCCGGTCGACCAGGCTGGGAGATCGCCATCGCCAGGCCATCGTTCTGCCGGAGAACGAGGGCCCAGGGAGCTGCCGCGTCGAGGTGGTCCATCGTGACTACACCGGCCTGGACCGGGTGAAGGGGACCGAGCGGGTGGCCCTGGTCATCAAGGGGGCGGGCGCCAAGGGCCGCCCCTGCGAACTGGCCACCGATCTCGCCGGCTCGGCCGCCGCCGCGCTGCCGCCCGCCTGA
- a CDS encoding polysaccharide lyase family 7 protein — protein MRIVVLAGITAAASTAALALPAQADIPTRHGRTAAECEYPADVLDLGNWKLTLPTGEDEDPTDITQPDLATFSAQPWFQADEDCDAVQFRSPVDGVTTGGSSYPRAELREMTDDGEDEASWSTTEGTHTLVVKEAFTALPNDKPHLVGAQIHGGDDDVTVFRLEGSKLYITDGDDTHHHLVTDDYELGTEFEAKFVARDGKIDAYYNGERETTISSDDDSNYFKAGAYTQANCENSDPCDGDNYGEVHISSVKVTHS, from the coding sequence ATGCGCATCGTCGTTCTCGCGGGCATCACCGCGGCCGCCTCGACGGCCGCCCTCGCGCTCCCGGCGCAGGCCGACATCCCCACCCGCCACGGCCGCACCGCCGCCGAGTGCGAGTACCCCGCCGATGTCCTCGACCTCGGCAACTGGAAGCTGACCCTGCCCACCGGCGAGGACGAGGACCCGACCGACATCACCCAGCCCGATCTCGCCACCTTCTCCGCCCAGCCCTGGTTCCAGGCCGATGAGGACTGCGACGCGGTCCAGTTCCGGTCCCCCGTCGACGGCGTGACCACGGGTGGCTCCAGCTACCCGCGCGCCGAGCTGCGGGAGATGACGGACGACGGGGAGGACGAGGCGAGTTGGTCGACCACCGAGGGCACCCACACGCTCGTGGTCAAGGAGGCGTTCACCGCGCTCCCCAACGACAAGCCGCATCTCGTCGGTGCCCAGATCCACGGCGGGGACGACGACGTCACGGTCTTCCGCCTCGAAGGCAGCAAGCTCTACATCACCGACGGCGACGACACCCACCACCATCTCGTCACCGACGACTACGAGCTGGGCACCGAGTTCGAGGCCAAGTTCGTGGCGCGGGACGGGAAGATCGACGCCTATTACAACGGGGAGCGGGAGACCACGATCTCCTCCGACGACGACAGCAACTACTTCAAGGCAGGGGCCTATACGCAGGCCAACTGCGAGAACTCGGACCCGTGCGACGGCGACAACTACGGCGAGGTCCACATATCCAGCGTCAAGGTCACCCACTCCTAG
- a CDS encoding FHA domain-containing protein, with translation MPLSASLARGVAPTTPGTLHARTVTGDLSAPPRPGLTVCFGRGEKPDVDLGVGVDDLRVSRRHGELTYRQGQWWLRNTGRQLVRLPRGTMMHLSTEPIPLDTGYTPLFVKGSGYREHLVELYVAGHDDQGPVSRRRAETLRPEIWALDDDERLLLVVLGQRYLLYEEDPRPLTYATAAKQLSYLRPGAGWNERKIEYRIEAVRRRLRNTGFRYPLMHDKSQGRPADNGLLHNLLKGLVESTTLVPPDLDLIEDDDLWPDPAPES, from the coding sequence ATGCCCCTCTCCGCCAGCCTCGCGCGCGGAGTCGCGCCCACCACCCCCGGCACTCTGCACGCCCGCACCGTGACCGGCGACCTCAGTGCCCCGCCCCGGCCGGGGCTGACGGTCTGCTTCGGGCGCGGCGAGAAGCCGGACGTGGACCTGGGCGTGGGCGTGGACGACCTCCGGGTGAGCCGACGTCACGGCGAGCTGACCTACCGCCAGGGACAGTGGTGGCTGCGGAACACCGGACGGCAGCTCGTCCGGCTGCCCCGCGGCACGATGATGCATCTCAGCACCGAGCCGATCCCGCTCGACACCGGCTACACCCCGCTGTTCGTCAAGGGCTCCGGCTACCGGGAGCACCTGGTCGAGCTGTATGTGGCGGGCCATGACGACCAGGGGCCGGTGTCACGGCGGCGCGCCGAGACCCTCCGGCCGGAGATCTGGGCGCTGGACGACGACGAACGACTGCTGCTGGTCGTCCTCGGTCAGCGGTATCTGCTGTACGAGGAGGATCCGAGACCTCTGACGTACGCCACGGCGGCCAAGCAGCTCAGCTACCTCCGCCCGGGCGCGGGCTGGAACGAGCGCAAGATCGAGTACCGGATCGAGGCCGTACGCCGCCGTTTGCGCAACACCGGCTTCAGATACCCGCTGATGCACGACAAGTCGCAGGGCCGCCCCGCGGACAACGGTCTGCTGCACAACCTGCTCAAGGGATTGGTGGAGTCCACCACGCTCGTACCGCCCGACCTGGACCTGATCGAGGACGACGACCTCTGGCCCGATCCCGCGCCGGAGTCGTAG
- a CDS encoding helix-turn-helix transcriptional regulator, which yields MAPEQHSGGEELGRFLRARRTQTSPQAAGLTPGPGIRRTPGLRREELATLAGVSIDYYTRLERGKETRPSPAVVDALGRALQLDDAEHQHLRDLAVRAARYAPKPAPAPSRTVRPHLKLLLETVRPSPAYILSRSMDILAHNPGGLALYAGITDWPVKQRNLARYLFLHPAAHEVFPDWENQIRGCVARLRALAGTDPDAPDLTTLVGELLLKSPDFAGLWERYEVTGRKHTAKTFQHPHVGRITLDFQGMALEGTPGHRMGVYTAEPGTPDHDAMLLLDMTATPTEPRPSASEHKR from the coding sequence ATGGCACCCGAGCAGCACAGCGGCGGCGAGGAACTGGGGCGCTTCCTGCGCGCCCGCCGCACCCAGACCAGCCCCCAGGCCGCCGGCCTCACCCCGGGGCCCGGGATCCGCCGTACCCCCGGCCTGCGGCGCGAGGAGCTGGCCACCCTCGCCGGGGTCAGCATCGACTACTACACCCGCCTGGAGCGCGGCAAGGAAACCCGCCCCAGCCCCGCCGTGGTCGATGCCCTCGGGCGCGCCCTGCAGCTCGACGACGCCGAGCACCAGCACCTGCGCGACCTGGCCGTCCGCGCCGCCCGCTACGCGCCCAAGCCCGCCCCGGCCCCCAGCCGCACCGTGCGCCCCCACCTGAAGCTGCTGCTGGAAACGGTGCGCCCGAGCCCCGCGTACATCCTCAGCCGCAGTATGGACATCCTCGCGCACAACCCCGGCGGCCTCGCCCTCTACGCCGGCATCACCGACTGGCCCGTCAAGCAGCGCAACCTCGCCCGCTACCTCTTCCTCCACCCCGCCGCCCACGAGGTCTTCCCCGACTGGGAGAACCAGATCCGCGGCTGCGTCGCCCGCCTGCGCGCCCTGGCCGGCACCGACCCCGACGCCCCCGACCTCACCACCCTCGTGGGGGAACTGCTCCTCAAGAGCCCCGACTTCGCGGGCCTGTGGGAGCGCTACGAGGTCACCGGCCGCAAGCACACCGCCAAGACCTTCCAGCACCCCCACGTCGGCAGGATCACCCTCGACTTTCAGGGCATGGCCCTCGAAGGCACTCCCGGTCACCGCATGGGCGTCTACACGGCCGAACCCGGCACCCCGGACCACGACGCCATGCTCCTGCTCGACATGACCGCCACGCCCACCGAGCCACGGCCCTCCGCCTCCGAACACAAGCGCTGA
- a CDS encoding zinc-binding dehydrogenase, which translates to MRATLLYAADDVRVENVADPKIQNPTDAVVRIVLSCVCGSDLWPFKSLPRTDTPRHMGHEFLGVVEETGSAVRGLVPGDVVVAPFMWADNTCAYCRDGLQTSCVHGGQWGVNGVDGGQGQIARVPYADGTLVRLPVGEDSELLPDLLTLSDIMCTGYHAARTAGVERGDSVTVVGDGAVGLAAVIAAKLQGAEQIVLMGRHTGRTDLGRDFGATDVVAERGEEGIARVRELTGGEGTRKVLECVGLREALVQSLGVVRDGGTISRVGAPQYSEVAFGFGDFMRNITLTGGVAPARAYIEELMPHILDGSIRPGRVFDRTLGLEDIADGYRAMNDREALKVLIRP; encoded by the coding sequence ATGCGCGCCACCCTGCTGTACGCGGCCGACGACGTACGCGTCGAGAACGTCGCCGACCCGAAGATCCAGAATCCCACCGACGCGGTCGTGCGGATCGTGCTCTCCTGCGTCTGCGGCAGCGACCTGTGGCCGTTCAAGTCGCTGCCGCGCACCGACACCCCCCGCCACATGGGCCATGAGTTCCTGGGCGTCGTGGAGGAGACCGGCTCCGCAGTGCGCGGCCTCGTCCCCGGTGACGTGGTGGTGGCCCCGTTCATGTGGGCCGACAACACCTGTGCGTACTGCCGCGACGGTTTGCAGACCTCCTGTGTGCACGGCGGGCAGTGGGGCGTGAACGGTGTCGACGGTGGCCAGGGGCAGATCGCGCGTGTCCCGTACGCCGACGGCACGCTGGTGAGGCTGCCGGTAGGCGAGGACTCCGAGCTGCTGCCGGATCTGCTGACCCTGTCCGACATCATGTGCACCGGCTACCACGCGGCCCGTACCGCCGGTGTCGAGCGCGGTGACAGCGTCACCGTCGTCGGCGACGGCGCCGTGGGCCTGGCGGCCGTGATCGCCGCCAAGCTGCAGGGCGCCGAGCAGATCGTCCTGATGGGCCGGCACACCGGGCGCACCGATCTGGGCCGTGACTTCGGCGCCACCGATGTGGTGGCCGAGCGCGGCGAGGAGGGCATCGCCCGGGTGCGTGAGCTGACCGGGGGCGAGGGCACCCGTAAGGTCCTGGAATGCGTGGGCCTGAGGGAGGCGCTGGTGCAGAGCCTCGGCGTGGTCCGCGACGGCGGCACGATCAGCCGGGTCGGCGCACCGCAGTACAGCGAGGTCGCGTTCGGGTTCGGCGACTTCATGCGCAACATCACCCTCACCGGCGGCGTTGCCCCGGCCCGCGCCTATATCGAGGAGCTGATGCCGCACATCCTCGACGGCTCCATCCGGCCGGGCCGTGTCTTCGACCGCACGCTGGGCCTGGAGGACATCGCCGACGGCTACCGGGCGATGAACGACCGCGAGGCCCTGAAGGTCCTCATCCGCCCGTGA
- a CDS encoding aldo/keto reductase, with amino-acid sequence MKYINLGDLEVSRIGLGAMGMSHGLTGAGTDDAESIRTVHRALELGVTLIDTAEIYGPYINEELLGQALKGRRDQVVLATKFGMIAHSGAGPWNLDSSPANIRTAVEGSLKRLGTDHIDLYYQHRVDPHTPIEETVGAVAELVAEGKVRHIGLSEAGPDTIRRAHAVHPITAVQSEYSLWTRGLEERVLPVLRELGIGLVPFSPLGHGFLTGTVRDEADFEEGDFRRGNPRFTGENFQRNLRLADEVQAIAAEAGATPAQVALAWLLAQGDDIAPIPGTKRVVRVEENTAADRLQLSAEVLARLSSLPPAVGDTHTEAGMRMLER; translated from the coding sequence ATGAAGTACATCAACCTGGGTGACCTGGAGGTTTCCCGTATCGGTCTGGGTGCGATGGGCATGTCCCATGGCCTCACCGGCGCCGGCACGGACGACGCGGAGTCCATCCGCACCGTCCATCGTGCGCTGGAGCTGGGTGTCACCCTCATCGACACCGCGGAGATCTACGGCCCCTACATCAACGAGGAACTCCTCGGCCAGGCCCTGAAGGGCCGACGCGATCAGGTGGTGCTGGCCACCAAGTTCGGCATGATCGCCCACTCCGGGGCGGGCCCGTGGAACCTCGACTCCAGCCCGGCCAACATCCGCACCGCCGTGGAAGGGTCGCTGAAACGGCTGGGCACCGACCACATCGACCTGTACTACCAGCACCGCGTCGACCCCCACACCCCCATCGAGGAGACCGTCGGGGCGGTGGCCGAGCTGGTCGCCGAGGGCAAGGTGCGGCATATCGGCCTGTCCGAGGCCGGGCCGGACACGATCCGCCGCGCCCACGCGGTCCACCCCATCACCGCGGTGCAGTCCGAGTACTCGCTGTGGACCCGCGGACTGGAGGAGCGCGTCCTGCCGGTGCTGCGTGAGCTGGGCATCGGCCTGGTCCCGTTCTCACCGCTGGGACACGGCTTCCTCACCGGCACCGTCCGGGACGAGGCCGACTTCGAGGAAGGCGACTTCCGGCGCGGCAACCCGCGCTTCACCGGCGAGAACTTCCAGCGCAATCTGCGTCTCGCGGACGAGGTCCAGGCCATCGCCGCCGAGGCGGGCGCCACACCGGCCCAGGTCGCCCTCGCCTGGCTGCTCGCCCAGGGCGATGACATCGCGCCCATCCCCGGCACCAAGCGCGTGGTCCGCGTGGAGGAGAACACCGCGGCCGACCGCCTCCAGCTCAGCGCGGAGGTCCTGGCCAGGCTCTCCAGCCTGCCCCCGGCCGTCGGCGACACCCACACCGAGGCCGGGATGCGGATGCTGGAACGCTGA
- a CDS encoding IclR family transcriptional regulator — protein MARLTAPALRRGLDILELLVDQDEGLRVPEITQLLGLPRATTHELVNTLADRGYVTVSKETGRVAIGLNALRLGAGYERGLDLATVGRECAGEVARACGETVQVVVRDGRFAVFIVRIDSKYSVRLVSQVGSRLLASCTAGGKALLSALPARELDELFPNDKALQQMTSNSISTRKRLLAEVEEARERGWTEEYCESNDHAACVAAPVYDRLGNCVAAMSISVPTPRWGDAEKEHYVELVLDGARAMAQRLGASVSS, from the coding sequence GTGGCGCGACTCACCGCTCCGGCTCTGCGCCGGGGCCTGGACATCCTGGAGCTGCTCGTCGACCAGGATGAGGGGCTGCGGGTTCCGGAGATCACCCAGCTCCTCGGCCTGCCCCGTGCCACCACGCACGAACTCGTCAACACCCTGGCCGACCGAGGCTATGTGACCGTCTCCAAGGAGACCGGACGCGTCGCCATAGGGCTCAACGCCCTGCGGCTCGGCGCCGGATACGAGCGCGGGCTCGACCTCGCCACCGTGGGCCGGGAATGTGCCGGGGAGGTGGCGCGAGCCTGCGGCGAAACGGTCCAGGTGGTCGTCCGGGACGGCAGATTCGCGGTGTTCATCGTGCGCATCGACAGCAAGTACTCGGTCCGGCTGGTGTCACAGGTGGGCAGCCGGCTGCTCGCGTCCTGCACCGCGGGCGGAAAGGCGCTGCTGAGCGCCCTGCCGGCCCGGGAGCTCGATGAGCTGTTCCCGAACGACAAGGCGCTGCAGCAGATGACGTCGAACAGCATCTCCACGCGGAAGCGGCTGCTGGCCGAGGTCGAAGAGGCCCGCGAGCGCGGCTGGACCGAGGAGTACTGCGAGTCCAATGACCACGCGGCCTGTGTCGCCGCGCCGGTGTACGACCGGCTCGGCAACTGCGTGGCGGCCATGAGCATCTCGGTGCCCACCCCGCGGTGGGGCGACGCGGAGAAGGAGCACTACGTCGAGTTGGTCCTCGATGGGGCACGGGCGATGGCCCAGCGCCTCGGAGCGAGCGTGTCGTCGTAA
- a CDS encoding TetR/AcrR family transcriptional regulator, whose product MTSADQSTPTQPPAKRARRADAERNRAAIIEAAGVVFAERGGTVDVREIARRSGVGMGTLYRHFPTKDDLLATVLEREFTCWLTTAHQAAEATEDPWEALTGFFEQTLTHQARNRAMVESYAATGAPSRACAQYRDAFIDELRTRCLNAGLLRAGVTTADLVLLSTSLSQIVQATDDSHPGQWRRLLRISLDGLRARNTEPLPESGPEPESVRHVGASAND is encoded by the coding sequence GTGACCAGCGCCGACCAGTCCACGCCCACGCAGCCCCCGGCCAAGCGCGCCCGCCGGGCGGACGCCGAGCGCAACCGCGCCGCGATCATCGAGGCGGCCGGGGTGGTCTTCGCCGAGCGGGGCGGCACGGTCGACGTCCGGGAGATCGCCCGGCGCAGCGGCGTGGGCATGGGCACGCTCTACCGCCACTTCCCGACCAAGGACGACCTGCTCGCCACCGTCCTGGAGCGGGAGTTCACCTGCTGGCTCACCACCGCCCACCAGGCGGCAGAGGCGACCGAAGACCCCTGGGAGGCCCTGACCGGCTTCTTCGAGCAGACCCTCACCCATCAGGCCCGCAACCGCGCCATGGTCGAGAGCTACGCCGCCACCGGCGCCCCCTCGCGCGCATGCGCCCAGTACCGCGACGCCTTCATCGACGAGCTGCGCACCCGCTGCCTGAACGCGGGTCTCCTGCGCGCCGGCGTCACCACCGCCGACCTGGTCCTGCTCAGCACGTCCCTGAGTCAGATCGTCCAGGCGACCGACGACAGCCACCCCGGCCAGTGGCGCCGCCTGCTCCGTATCTCCCTCGATGGCCTCCGCGCCCGCAATACCGAGCCACTGCCCGAGTCCGGTCCCGAGCCCGAGTCGGTACGGCACGTGGGCGCATCCGCGAACGACTGA
- a CDS encoding NADPH-dependent F420 reductase gives MATLGFIGSGRIGTKIARLAIAAGIDVVLSNSRGPETLTETVAELGERARAATPEEAARAGDWVVVSIPLTPYQQLPAAALAGKVVLDTINYYPFRDGNFEVLDSGETTTSELIQKHLTGAKLVKAFNNINDAHIPALARPTGAADRSALPIAGDDPEAKASAAALIDQLGFDTVDAGPLAESSRFEPETAAYVAPYYADKDALKDFVATMSEEIRAGHPLQTMPPEDPGTPLSAHQLRALLAETSRVLPTDRAVR, from the coding sequence ATGGCAACACTTGGCTTCATCGGCAGCGGTCGGATCGGCACGAAGATCGCCCGGCTCGCGATCGCGGCGGGTATCGACGTCGTCCTGTCCAATTCCCGCGGGCCCGAGACCCTGACCGAGACGGTCGCGGAACTCGGGGAGCGCGCCCGGGCCGCGACGCCCGAGGAGGCGGCCCGAGCGGGCGACTGGGTGGTGGTGAGCATCCCGCTCACCCCCTACCAGCAGCTTCCGGCGGCCGCGCTGGCGGGCAAGGTCGTGCTCGACACGATCAACTACTACCCGTTCCGCGACGGGAACTTCGAGGTGCTCGACTCGGGCGAGACCACCACGAGCGAACTCATCCAGAAGCACCTGACCGGCGCGAAGCTCGTCAAGGCGTTCAACAACATCAACGACGCGCACATCCCGGCGCTCGCCCGCCCCACGGGAGCCGCCGACCGCTCCGCCCTGCCGATCGCCGGCGACGACCCGGAGGCGAAGGCGAGCGCCGCCGCCCTCATCGATCAGCTGGGCTTCGACACCGTCGACGCGGGCCCCCTGGCCGAGAGCTCGCGCTTCGAGCCGGAGACCGCCGCCTACGTGGCGCCCTACTACGCCGACAAGGACGCGCTGAAGGACTTCGTGGCCACGATGAGCGAGGAGATCAGGGCCGGCCACCCGCTGCAGACCATGCCTCCCGAGGACCCGGGCACCCCGCTGTCCGCGCACCAACTGCGCGCTCTGCTGGCCGAGACGTCACGCGTTCTGCCCACCGACCGCGCGGTGCGCTGA